The following proteins are co-located in the Ailuropoda melanoleuca isolate Jingjing chromosome 13, ASM200744v2, whole genome shotgun sequence genome:
- the TBX21 gene encoding T-box transcription factor TBX21 gives MDAWRVARPGKEGPGRGVQHAGSQVTXGRAPGADPQNRYFYPEPGAQDAADRRGGASLGAPYAGGALVPAPPGRFLGAYAYPPRPQAAGFPGVGEPFPPTAGAEGYQPVDGYAAPDPRSGLYPGPREDYALPAGLEVSGKLRVALNNHLLWSKFNQHQTEMIITKQGRRMFPFLSFTVAGLEPTSHYRMFVDVVLVDQHHWRYQSGKWVQCGKAEGSMPGNRLYVHPDSPNTGAHWMRQEVSFGKLKLTNNKGASNNVTQMIVLQSLHKYQPRLHIVEVNDGEPEAACNASNTHIFTFQETQFIAVTAYQNAEITQLKIDNNPFAKGFRENFESMYASVDASVPSPPGPNCQLLGGDHYSPLLPNQYPVPSRFYPDLPGQAKDVASQPYWLGAPRDHSYEAEFRAVSMKPAFLPSAPGPTMSYYRGQDVLAPGAGWPMAPQYPPKMGPGSWFRPMRTLPMEPGPGASEGRGPEDQGSTSVWTEITPIRPESSDSGLGEGDSKRRRVSPYPSSGDSSSPAGAPSPFDKESEGQFYSYFPN, from the exons ATGGATGCTTGGAGGGTGGCGAGGCCAGGGAAAGAGGGTCCAGGGAGGGGCGTGCAACACGCAGGCTCACAGGTGACCNAGGGCCGGGCGCCTGGCGCCGACCCGCAGAACCGCTACTTCTACCCGGAGCCCGGCGCCCAGGACGCGGCCGACCGTCGCGGGGGCGCCAGCCTGGGGGCGCCCTACGCCGGCGGCGCCCTAGTGCCCGCTCCGCCCGGCCGCTTCCTCGGAGCCTACGCCTACCCGCCCCGGCCCCAGGCCGCCGGCTTCCCCGGGGTGGGCGAGCCCTTCCCGCCGACAGCCGGCGCCGAGGGCTACCAGCCCGTGGACGGCTACGCGGCCCCGGACCCGCGCTCGGGACTCTACCCGGGGCCGCGCGAGGACTACGCGCTGCCGGCGGGGCTGGAGGTGTCCGGGAAGCTGAGAGTCGCGCTCAACAACCACCTGTTGTGGTCCAAGTTCAACCAGCACCAGACCGAGATGATCATCACGAAGCAGGGCCG gcGGATGTTCCCATTCTTGTCATTTACTGTGGCGGGGCTGGAGCCCACCAGCCATTACCGGATGTTCGTGGACGTGGTCTTGGTGGACCAGCACCACTGGCGGTATCAGAGCGGCAAGTGGGTGCAGTGCGGAAAGGCTGAGGGCAGCATGCCAG GAAACCGCCTCTACGTTCACCCAGATTCCCCCAATACTGGAGCTCACTGGATGCGCCAGGAAGTGTCATTTGGGAAACTAAAGCTCACAAACAACAAAGGGGCGTCTAACAATGTGACCCAG ATGATCGTGCTCCAGTCACTCCATAAGTACCAGCCTCGGCTGCACATTGTCGAGGTGAACGACGGGGAGCCGGAGGCGGCCTGCAACGCTTCCAACACGCACATCTTCACCTTCCAAGAGACCCAGTTCATCGCCGTGACCGCCTACCAGAACGCGGAG aTTACTCAGCTGAAAATTGATAATAACCCCTTTGCCAAAGGATTCCGGGAGAACTTTGAGTC gatgtatGCATCTGTTGATGCCAGCGTGCCCTCCCCGCCTGGACCCAACTGTCAGTTGCTTGGGGGAGACCACTACTCTCCTCTCCTACCCAACCAGTATCCCGTTCCCAGCCGTTTCTACCCCGACCTTCCTGGGCAGGCCAAGGATGTGGCTTCCCAGCCTTATTGGTTGGGGGCCCCCCGGGACCACAGCTATGAGGCCGAGTTCCGAGCAGTCAGCATGAAGCCTGCATTCCTGCCCTCCGCCCCCGGACCCACCATGTCCTACTACCGAGGCCAGGACGTCCTGGCACCTGGAGCTGGCTGGCCGATGGCCCCCCAGTACCCTCCCAAGATGGGCCCAGGCAGCTGGTTCCGCCCCATGCGGACTCTGCCCATGGAACCTGGTCCTGGAGCTTCAGAGGGACGGGGGCCAGAGGACCAGGGCTCCACTTCGGTGTGGACTGAGATCACCCCGATCCGGCCAGAGTCCAGTGACTCGGGACTGGGTGAAGGAGACTCTAAAAGGAGGCGTGTGTCCCCTTATCCTTCCAGTGGCGACAGCTCCTCCCCTGCTGGGGCCCCTTCTCCTTTTGATAAGGAAAGCGAAGGCCAGTTTTATAGCTATTTTCCCAATTGA